One segment of Bacteroides caecimuris DNA contains the following:
- the trmD gene encoding tRNA (guanosine(37)-N1)-methyltransferase TrmD, giving the protein MRIDIITVLPEMIEGFFNCSIMKRAQDKGLAEIHIHNLRDYTEDKYRRVDDYPFGGFAGMVMKIEPIERCINALKAERDYDEVIFTTPDGEQFNQPMANSLSLAQNLIILCGHFKGIDYRIREHLITKEISIGDYVLTGGELAAAVMADAIVRIIPGVISDEQSALSDSFQDNLLAAPVYTRPADYKGWKVPDILLSGHEAKIKEWELQQSLERTRKLRPDLLGE; this is encoded by the coding sequence ATGCGTATTGATATTATAACAGTTTTACCCGAAATGATTGAAGGTTTCTTCAATTGTTCTATCATGAAACGAGCTCAAGACAAAGGACTTGCAGAAATACATATTCACAATCTGCGTGATTATACCGAAGATAAATATCGCCGTGTCGATGATTATCCCTTTGGAGGGTTTGCCGGAATGGTTATGAAAATAGAACCCATTGAGCGTTGCATCAATGCTCTGAAAGCAGAACGCGACTACGATGAAGTTATTTTCACGACCCCCGACGGAGAACAGTTCAACCAGCCGATGGCCAACAGCCTCTCGTTGGCACAGAATCTCATTATTCTTTGCGGGCATTTCAAAGGTATCGATTATCGCATCCGCGAACACCTGATTACTAAAGAAATCAGCATTGGAGATTACGTATTAACGGGAGGAGAATTGGCAGCAGCGGTGATGGCGGACGCCATCGTACGTATCATCCCCGGAGTCATTTCTGATGAACAGTCCGCACTTTCCGATTCTTTCCAGGATAATTTGCTGGCAGCACCTGTATATACACGACCTGCGGATTATAAAGGATGGAAAGTTCCCGATATTCTCCTATCCGGCCATGAAGCAAAAATCAAAGAATGGGAACTGCAACAATCCCTGGAACGTACCAGAAAACTTCGTCCCGACTTATTGGGAGAATAA
- a CDS encoding IS1182 family transposase has translation MTKIHFRPYNPNQTVLFPQRIDEDIAENDPVRMVNALVDSLNLESFRKLYKECGRSPYHPRMMLKVILYAYMNNVYSCRKIEKLLHRDIHYIWLAGYEKPDFITINRFRNRVKKEINEVFTQTVLLLSSKGFISLNVEYIDGTKIESKANKYTFVWRKTVERNRERLMKKIHVLLEQTDDVIAQENSSESNEEIEFTPAMLTEMAGELRQALEQVPEPSTKEEKTALKKKRKQLKELEEHRDKLQEYANHLDTLQDRNSYSKTDKDATFMRMKEDAMRNGQTKPGYNLQIGTENQFITDFALFPNPTDTLTMIPFLQSFSGRYDRLAHTVVADSGYGSEENYRFMSENGMEAYVKYNYFHMEQRSRFKPDPFKAENFYYNEEHDFCICPMGQKMQRIGTGHVKTASGYVSENARYRAVRCEGCPLRCRCFKAKGNRTIELNHRLRKYRQKAKELLCSKEGLKHRGQRCIEPEAVFGQMKNNMNYKRFRHFGKDKVFMDFAFFAVAFNIKKMCAKMAKEGMDWLIRRFYEFTVAIFRCCEHINQRNPQNIAA, from the coding sequence ATGACAAAGATACATTTTCGTCCTTACAATCCCAACCAAACAGTTCTTTTTCCTCAAAGAATTGACGAGGATATTGCAGAGAATGATCCGGTGCGCATGGTTAACGCTCTGGTTGATAGCCTGAATCTTGAAAGTTTCAGGAAGTTGTATAAGGAATGCGGCCGCAGCCCTTACCATCCCAGGATGATGCTCAAGGTCATTCTATATGCCTATATGAACAACGTCTATTCCTGCCGGAAAATTGAGAAGCTCCTTCACCGTGACATCCATTATATCTGGCTTGCCGGATATGAGAAACCGGATTTCATTACCATCAACCGTTTCCGCAACCGGGTGAAGAAGGAAATCAACGAAGTATTTACCCAAACCGTACTCCTTCTCTCTTCCAAAGGCTTCATCAGCCTGAATGTGGAATATATTGACGGGACCAAGATTGAGTCCAAAGCCAACAAGTATACTTTCGTCTGGCGAAAAACGGTTGAGCGGAACCGTGAACGTCTGATGAAGAAGATACATGTCCTGTTGGAACAGACAGACGATGTCATCGCCCAGGAGAACTCATCGGAAAGCAATGAGGAAATAGAATTCACTCCGGCCATGCTGACTGAAATGGCGGGAGAATTGCGTCAAGCCCTTGAACAGGTTCCTGAACCCTCCACGAAAGAGGAAAAGACTGCGTTGAAAAAGAAACGCAAACAGCTGAAGGAACTGGAGGAGCACAGGGACAAGCTGCAGGAATACGCCAACCATCTGGACACGCTGCAGGACAGGAACTCCTATTCCAAAACGGACAAGGACGCTACTTTCATGAGAATGAAGGAGGATGCCATGCGTAACGGCCAGACAAAGCCCGGTTACAACCTCCAGATCGGCACCGAGAACCAGTTCATTACCGATTTTGCACTCTTCCCGAACCCTACGGATACACTGACCATGATACCTTTCCTGCAATCCTTCTCAGGCAGATATGACAGGTTGGCCCATACGGTGGTGGCCGATTCCGGCTACGGTTCTGAGGAGAATTACCGCTTCATGTCAGAAAACGGTATGGAAGCCTACGTCAAGTACAACTACTTCCACATGGAACAGCGGTCGAGGTTCAAACCGGACCCGTTCAAGGCGGAAAACTTCTACTACAATGAAGAACATGACTTTTGCATTTGCCCCATGGGACAGAAGATGCAAAGAATAGGGACCGGACATGTGAAAACCGCATCCGGATATGTCAGCGAGAATGCCAGATACAGAGCCGTCAGATGTGAAGGCTGTCCGCTAAGATGCCGATGTTTTAAAGCAAAAGGAAACAGGACGATAGAACTGAATCACAGGCTCAGAAAATACAGGCAGAAAGCTAAAGAGTTGCTATGTTCCAAGGAAGGACTGAAACACAGAGGACAAAGATGCATAGAACCGGAAGCCGTGTTCGGACAAATGAAAAACAATATGAATTACAAACGTTTCCGCCATTTTGGAAAGGATAAGGTCTTCATGGACTTTGCCTTCTTTGCCGTTGCCTTCAATATAAAAAAGATGTGTGCAAAAATGGCTAAAGAAGGTATGGATTGGCTGATTAGACGGTTTTATGAGTTTACAGTAGCTATATTTAGATGTTGCGAACACATAAATCAAAGAAATCCTCAAAATATCGCAGCTTAA
- a CDS encoding dihydroorotate dehydrogenase electron transfer subunit has product MKKFILDLTVTENIRLNANYVLLKLTSQSLLPEMLPGQFAEIRVDGSPTTFLRRPISINFVDKQRNEVWFLIQLVGDGTRRLAEANSGDTINVVLPLGNAYTMPQEASDKLLLVGGGVGTAPMLYLGEQLAKKGHKPTFLLGARSDKDLLQLEEFAKYGEVYTTTEDGSHGEKGYVTQHSILNKVRFEQIYTCGPKPMMVAVAKYAKSNQIECEVSLENTMACGIGACLCCVENTTEGHLCVCKEGPVFNINKLLWQI; this is encoded by the coding sequence ATGAAGAAATTTATTTTAGATCTGACAGTGACCGAGAATATCAGATTGAATGCAAACTATGTATTGCTAAAATTGACGTCTCAGTCATTACTGCCCGAAATGTTACCTGGGCAGTTTGCAGAAATCCGAGTGGACGGTTCGCCTACTACATTCTTGCGTCGTCCTATTTCTATTAATTTTGTAGATAAACAGCGAAATGAGGTTTGGTTTCTGATCCAGCTGGTTGGTGATGGAACAAGACGTCTGGCAGAGGCTAATTCCGGTGATACAATTAATGTGGTGCTTCCGCTGGGAAATGCATACACAATGCCGCAAGAGGCTTCTGATAAGCTTTTATTAGTTGGTGGAGGTGTCGGAACAGCTCCCATGTTGTATTTAGGTGAACAATTGGCTAAAAAAGGCCACAAACCTACGTTCTTGTTAGGTGCCCGTAGCGACAAAGATTTGTTGCAACTGGAAGAGTTTGCCAAATATGGAGAGGTGTATACTACTACGGAAGATGGTAGCCATGGCGAAAAAGGATACGTAACTCAACATTCTATATTAAATAAGGTACGATTTGAGCAGATTTACACTTGTGGTCCTAAACCAATGATGGTGGCTGTGGCAAAATATGCCAAAAGTAATCAGATAGAATGTGAAGTTTCTTTGGAAAATACAATGGCTTGTGGTATCGGAGCATGCTTGTGCTGTGTGGAAAATACGACAGAAGGTCACTTGTGTGTATGTAAAGAAGGTCCTGTTTTTAATATAAATAAACTACTATGGCAGATTTGA
- the dapA gene encoding 4-hydroxy-tetrahydrodipicolinate synthase, with product MIQTKLKGMGVALITPFKEDESVDYDALMRMVDYLLQNNADFLCVLGTTAETPTLTEEEKKTIKKMVIDRVNGRIPILLGVGGNNTRAIVETLKNDDFTGVDAILSVVPYYNKPSQEGIYQHYKAIAEATELPIVLYNVPGRTGVNMTAETTLRIARDFNNVIAIKEASGNITQMDDIIKNKPENFNVISGDDGITFPLITLGAVGVISVIGNAFPREFSRMTRLALQGDFANALTIHHRFTELFNLLFVDGNPAGVKSMLNAMGMIENKLRLPLVPTRITTFEAIRKVLNELNIKC from the coding sequence ATGATACAGACTAAATTGAAAGGAATGGGGGTAGCACTGATTACTCCTTTCAAAGAGGATGAGAGCGTTGACTATGACGCGTTGATGCGTATGGTGGACTATCTATTGCAGAATAATGCGGATTTCTTGTGTGTGCTGGGAACTACAGCTGAAACACCGACTCTGACCGAGGAAGAAAAGAAAACTATAAAAAAGATGGTAATTGACCGCGTTAACGGAAGAATTCCTATTCTGTTGGGTGTAGGTGGTAATAATACTCGTGCTATTGTAGAAACATTGAAAAACGATGATTTTACAGGGGTTGATGCTATACTGTCTGTGGTGCCATATTATAATAAACCTTCTCAAGAAGGTATTTATCAGCATTATAAAGCGATTGCGGAAGCTACGGAGCTCCCCATTGTATTGTATAATGTCCCAGGGCGTACGGGAGTAAATATGACTGCTGAAACTACGTTGCGGATTGCCCGTGATTTCAATAACGTAATTGCTATTAAAGAAGCATCCGGCAATATCACGCAAATGGATGATATTATTAAAAATAAACCGGAAAACTTTAATGTAATCTCTGGAGATGATGGCATTACCTTTCCTCTCATAACATTGGGAGCTGTTGGCGTGATTTCGGTAATTGGTAATGCTTTTCCTCGTGAATTTAGTCGCATGACACGTTTGGCGCTTCAAGGAGACTTTGCCAATGCATTGACTATTCACCATCGATTTACAGAATTATTTAACCTGTTATTTGTTGATGGAAATCCGGCAGGTGTAAAATCAATGTTAAATGCGATGGGAATGATTGAAAATAAACTTCGTTTGCCGCTGGTTCCTACTCGTATTACTACATTTGAGGCAATACGCAAGGTTCTGAATGAATTAAATATTAAATGCTGA
- a CDS encoding dihydroorotate dehydrogenase: MADLSVNIGELQMKNPVMTASGTFGYGEEFSDFIDITRIGGIIVKGTTLHKREGNPYPRMAETPSGMLNAVGLQNKGVHYFVEHIYPRIKDIQTNMIVNVSGSAIEDYVKTAEIINELDKIPAIELNISCPNVKQGGMAFGVSAKGASEVVKAVRSAYKKTLIVKLSPNVTDITEIARAAEESGADSVSLINTLLGMAIDAERKRPILSTITGGMSGAAVKPIALRMVWQVAKAVNIPVIGLGGIMDWRDAVEFMLAGATAIQIGTANFIDPAVTIKVEDGINNYLERHGCKSVKEIIGALEV, from the coding sequence ATGGCAGATTTGAGTGTAAACATTGGTGAATTACAAATGAAGAATCCGGTAATGACGGCATCCGGTACATTTGGATATGGTGAAGAGTTCTCTGATTTCATTGATATAACGCGAATAGGTGGTATTATTGTAAAAGGAACGACTCTTCACAAACGTGAAGGGAATCCTTATCCGCGTATGGCAGAGACTCCTTCTGGGATGTTAAACGCTGTAGGACTGCAAAATAAGGGTGTTCACTACTTTGTAGAGCATATATATCCCCGTATAAAAGACATTCAAACGAATATGATTGTAAACGTTTCGGGGTCTGCTATCGAGGATTATGTGAAAACGGCTGAAATCATTAATGAACTTGACAAAATTCCTGCTATAGAACTAAACATCTCTTGCCCCAATGTGAAGCAAGGAGGTATGGCTTTTGGTGTGTCAGCAAAAGGGGCATCAGAAGTAGTGAAAGCAGTGCGTTCTGCTTACAAAAAGACACTTATCGTAAAACTCTCCCCAAACGTTACGGATATCACCGAAATAGCTCGTGCAGCAGAAGAAAGTGGTGCAGATAGCGTGTCATTAATCAATACATTGCTGGGTATGGCGATTGATGCGGAACGTAAACGCCCTATTTTATCAACGATAACAGGAGGAATGTCGGGAGCGGCCGTAAAACCTATCGCATTGCGTATGGTGTGGCAAGTTGCTAAGGCGGTAAATATTCCTGTCATTGGTTTAGGGGGTATTATGGACTGGAGAGATGCTGTCGAATTCATGCTTGCAGGTGCGACGGCTATCCAGATTGGTACGGCAAATTTCATAGATCCTGCTGTCACTATTAAAGTGGAGGATGGTATAAATAATTACTTGGAAAGACATGGATGTAAGTCTGTAAAGGAAATTATTGGTGCGCTTGAGGTGTAA
- the ligA gene encoding NAD-dependent DNA ligase LigA, with protein MDIKEKIEELRAELHRHNYNYYVLNAPEISDKEFDDKMRELQDLEQAHPEYKDENSPTMRVGSDLNKNFTQVAHKYPMLSLANTYSEAEVTDFYDRVRKALNEDFEICCEMKYDGTSISLTYENGKLVRAVTRGDGEKGDDVTDNVKTIRSIPLVLHGDNYPASFEIRGEILMPWEVFEELNREKEAREEPLFANPRNAASGTLKLQNSSIVASRKLDAYLYYLLGDNLPCDGHYENLQEAAKWGFKISDLTRKCQTLEEVFEFINYWDVERKNLPVATDGIVLKVNSLRQQKNLGFTAKSPRWAIAYKFQAERALTRLNKVTYQVGRTGAVTPVANLDSVQLSGTVVKRASLHNADIIEGLDLHIGDMVYVEKGGEIIPKITGVDKDARSFMLGEKVRFIVNCPECGSKLVRYEGEAAHYCPNETACPPQIKGKIEHFISRKAMNIDGLGPETVDMFYRLGLIENTADLYKLTAGDIKGLDRMGEKSAENIVRGIAQSKTVPFERVIFALGIRFVGETVAKKIAKSFENIDDLQQADLERLVSIDEIGEKIAQSILAYFANESNRELVNRLKEAGLQLYRTEEDLSGYTDKLAGQSIVISGVFIHHSRDEYKELIEKNGGKNVGSISAKTSFILAGDNMGPAKLEKAKKLGITILSEDEFLKLIS; from the coding sequence ATGGATATAAAGGAAAAAATAGAGGAATTGCGTGCCGAACTTCACCGGCATAATTATAATTATTATGTGTTGAATGCTCCTGAAATCTCGGATAAAGAGTTTGACGACAAGATGCGTGAACTTCAGGATTTGGAACAGGCACATCCGGAATATAAAGATGAAAATTCGCCTACGATGCGTGTAGGTAGCGATTTAAACAAGAATTTCACGCAAGTGGCTCATAAATATCCTATGTTGTCACTGGCAAATACATATTCGGAAGCGGAAGTGACGGACTTCTACGATCGTGTCCGGAAGGCATTGAATGAGGATTTCGAGATTTGTTGTGAAATGAAATATGACGGTACTTCTATTTCGCTGACTTATGAAAATGGGAAGTTAGTTCGTGCCGTCACCCGTGGTGATGGAGAAAAGGGGGATGATGTGACGGATAATGTGAAAACGATCCGTTCTATTCCGCTTGTATTGCATGGTGATAATTATCCTGCCTCTTTTGAGATACGTGGAGAAATTCTTATGCCATGGGAAGTGTTTGAAGAACTGAATCGAGAGAAGGAAGCGCGTGAAGAGCCACTTTTTGCCAATCCGAGAAATGCGGCTTCCGGCACATTGAAGTTGCAGAATTCTTCTATTGTGGCTTCCCGCAAACTGGATGCTTATTTGTATTATTTGCTGGGTGATAACCTGCCTTGTGACGGGCATTATGAAAATCTTCAGGAAGCGGCAAAATGGGGCTTTAAAATCTCCGATTTGACACGTAAGTGCCAAACATTAGAGGAGGTTTTTGAATTTATCAATTATTGGGATGTAGAGCGTAAAAATCTGCCGGTTGCCACAGATGGGATTGTTTTAAAGGTGAACAGTTTGAGGCAACAGAAGAATTTGGGCTTTACGGCTAAATCTCCTCGATGGGCTATTGCTTATAAATTCCAGGCAGAACGTGCGTTGACCCGTTTGAATAAGGTGACTTATCAGGTGGGAAGGACCGGAGCTGTCACACCGGTAGCCAATCTGGATTCTGTGCAACTTTCAGGAACGGTTGTAAAACGTGCGTCCTTGCATAATGCGGATATTATTGAGGGGCTTGATTTACACATTGGAGACATGGTTTATGTGGAAAAAGGCGGTGAAATTATTCCTAAGATTACAGGAGTAGATAAAGATGCGCGTAGTTTTATGCTTGGTGAGAAGGTTCGGTTCATCGTTAATTGTCCCGAATGTGGCAGTAAATTAGTCAGATATGAAGGAGAAGCTGCTCATTATTGTCCGAATGAAACAGCTTGTCCTCCTCAAATCAAAGGCAAAATAGAGCATTTTATTAGTCGAAAGGCTATGAATATTGATGGATTAGGGCCGGAAACGGTGGATATGTTCTATCGTTTGGGATTAATTGAAAATACGGCCGACTTGTATAAACTTACAGCTGGTGATATCAAAGGTTTGGATCGTATGGGTGAAAAATCGGCAGAGAATATCGTAAGGGGAATTGCGCAAAGTAAAACAGTTCCTTTCGAGCGTGTAATCTTTGCTTTAGGAATCCGCTTTGTTGGCGAGACTGTGGCCAAAAAGATAGCGAAGTCATTTGAGAATATCGATGATTTACAGCAGGCAGATCTTGAAAGATTGGTAAGTATCGATGAAATCGGAGAGAAAATTGCTCAAAGTATACTTGCTTATTTTGCTAACGAATCTAATCGTGAGTTGGTTAACAGGCTAAAGGAAGCTGGTCTACAACTTTATCGAACAGAGGAAGATTTGAGTGGATACACTGATAAGTTGGCAGGACAGTCAATTGTTATTAGCGGTGTGTTTATCCATCACTCACGTGACGAATATAAGGAACTTATCGAGAAAAACGGAGGGAAAAATGTTGGAAGCATTTCCGCAAAAACGAGTTTTATCCTGGCTGGAGATAATATGGGACCTGCAAAGCTCGAAAAAGCAAAAAAACTTGGAATAACCATATTAAGCGAAGACGAATTTCTGAAACTTATATCGTAA